The Panicum hallii strain FIL2 chromosome 9, PHallii_v3.1, whole genome shotgun sequence genome has a window encoding:
- the LOC112872918 gene encoding fibrous sheath CABYR-binding protein-like codes for MASSYISTFSSSKWEDWREGWVIVEADPHDRLELPTRGPQSDRSTWKAKSTIPKELGPVLDRQRSRMAYMYTGLNDCCRIARGPGTDFTRAELEVAIRGMTGDAFSPESLLLPSGVKALCEDQALRASLTSDTTSTSVGAASAGGSGPQPVPAAARPSGPEPEATTPLRPEPIPEEEATGPAAPTEAPEAAAAPDAELEPPPAEPAAAAPEEAAPEAAAAPLEAVPEAAAAPEVAEVAYTTTPPAQEEEPEVVLGRRLLPSPAEVPLPRLFAKSLQAQALERELLAETRVQAAAEREQTALELANEAKKVVAMTVVQEATLAELAAAAAKREERLAAREVEEVSRLEELQEREAAVEKELAARTRRLREHEAALQERVAKAPSSLSVALQVLDSTAERLQGLESGMLDLLETEGIAVAWGTAEYILTSFRSHNPAIQLTPVLVGPIRATAAAAKEGVQEAADMVVSRIRRRPDTSGPPGQ; via the exons atggcgagTTCCTACATCAGcaccttctccagctccaagtgggaggactggcgtgaaggctgggttaTCGTGGAGGctgacccccacgaccgcctggagctgccaacacGGGgaccccagagcgaccggagcacctggaaggccaagtCGACGATACCGAAGGAGCTCGGCCCGGTGCTTGATCGG cagcggtcccggatggcctacatgtACACAGGGCTAAATGattgctgcaggatcgcgcgcggacCCGGCAccgacttcaccagggcggagctaGAGGTTGCAATCCGGGGGATGACTGGTGACGCATTCAGCCCGGAGTCCCTgctcctcccgagcggggtgaaggccctgtgcgaggaccaggcattgCGGGC GTCCCTCACATCGGACACCACAAGCACGTCCGTCGGAGCTGCCTCAGCTggggggtccggcccccagccagtacCAGCAGCTGCCAGACCCAGTGGTCCGGAACCAGAGGCCACCACACCCCTAAGGCCTGAGCCCATCCCAGAGGAGGAGGCCACCGGCCCTGCTGCGCCGACCGAGGCGCCAGAAGCAGCGGCAGCACCGGACGCCGAGCTGGAGCCTCCTCCAGCTgaaccagcagcggcagcaccGGAGGAGGCGGCACCAGAGGCAGCAGCGGCGCCGTTGGAGGCGgtgccggaggcggcggcggcgccagagGTGGCAGAAGTCGCCTACACCACCACTCCACCTGCgcaggaggaggaaccggaggtggtgctggggaggcGTCTTCTTCCAAGTCCAGCGGAGGTCCCACTCCCCCGCCTTTTTGCCAAAAGCCTGCAG GCGCAGGCCCTCGAGCGGGAGCTCCTGGCGGAGACGAgggtgcaggcggcggcagaGAGGGAGCAGACTGCCCTGGAGCTGGCCAACGAGGCCAAGAAGGTGGTGGCGATGACCGTGGTGCAGGAggccactcttgcagaactggCGGCAGCAGCGGCAAAGAGGGAAGAAAGGCTCGCCGCTCGCGAAGTAGAGGAGGTGTCCCGGCTCGAGGAACTCCAGGAGCGGGAGGCGGCCGTGGAGAAGGAATTGGCGGCCAGGACCCGGAGGCTCCGGGAGCACGAAGCGGCCCTCCAGGAGAGGGTGGCGAAG GCTCCTTCATCACTTAGCGTCGCCCTCCaggtgctggactccaccgccgagCGGCTACAAGGCCTGGAGTCCGGCATGCtcgacctcctggagacagaagGGATAGCAGTTGCCTGGGGGACGGCTGAGTACATCCttaccagcttccggagccacaaCCCCGCCATCCAGCTAACTCCCGTCCTGGTTGGCCCTATCCGGGCGACAGCGGCCGCCGCGAAGGAAGGTGTGCAGGAGGCGGCCGACATGGTGGTGTCCCGCATCCGACGCCGTCCCGACACCTCCGGACCACCAGGGCAATAG